Part of the Natronogracilivirga saccharolytica genome is shown below.
CATGTCGGTCTTGATATCTGGGTGCCGGCCGGGACTCCGGTTTACGCTTTCGCGGATGGAGAAGTGCTCTTTTTCCGCGATAATAATCATCCGGGTGACTATGGCCCCACGATTGTTACGCGGCATCAGCTGCCTGCCGCCCTGTTTCGTGAAAATGCAGGCAAAAGGGAGGAAATTCTGGTCTATGCCCTGTTCGGCCATCTGTCGCGCGAGTCGCTTGACGGGACAAATGTGACCCGGGGGATGGCATTCAAAAAAGGCGATATTCTTGCCCGCGTCGGTGATGATCTGGAAAATGGCGGATGGGTACCGCACCTGCACTTTCAGCTTTCCCTGGAACATCCGGCTGAGCCGGATATGCCCGGGGTGGTATCTGAAGAGCAGCTGGAAGAGTCGTTGAAGCGGTTCCCCGACCCGCAACTTGTTCTGGGAAGATATTATTGAGTCAGGCCTCCGGTGATGCTGTACCACCGACGGCGCACAGGCGCCGAAAAAATTACACCGGCCAATACATGAACACAGGATATATGACAAAAGCGGAAATTCGCAAAAAACTTCATCAGATAGCTGAGACGGCGCATAACGAAAAGGAAACGGCAGCATTTGTGGCCGGAATCCTGCGCAAAAACGGTGTCATTACCGGTCTGACAGAAGGCATAGGCGGACACGGCCTGCTGGCCGAAATCGACAGCGGAAAGCCCGGTCCGGAACTGCTATTCCGGGCAGAACTGGACGCACTTCCCATTCCGGAGACCATAGAACTGGCCCACAGCTCCGGGAATCCGGACGTTGCTCACAAATGCGGTCATGACGGACACATGGTAATTTTGCTGGGCCTTGCAGAGGAACTTGGCCGGCGTCCGCTGACATCCGGCAAGGTGTATTTGCTTTTTCAACCGGCGGAGGAGACCGGAGAGGGCGCGCAGCGGATGCTGGAAGACAAAAAAATGTCCGGCGTTTCTCCCGACTATGTTTTTGCACTGCATAACATTCCGGGGTATCCGGTCAATACGGTTCTGCTCAGGGATGATGTATTTGCCGCCGGCTCGGCCGGATTGATTGTGCGGCTTACCGGCAATACGGCTCACGCGGCACATCCTGAACAGGGGCGCAGTCCGGCATCCGCCGTGGCTTCGTTAATACATGACTGGCAAAGTCTTCCGCAGAATACCATACCATTTGACCGCGCCGGTCTGCTTACGGTCATCCATGCCCGGATTGGTGAACCGGCCTTCGGTACGACGCCGGGCCATGCGCAAATCATGTCGACCATCCGGGCCCACGAATCCGGAGATCTTGATCTTCTGTGCGACAGGGCGCTGGATTTTGCACGCAGCGAGGCCGGCCGCCGGAACCTGAAGCTCGACTACGAATGGACAGAAGTATTTCATCCCACCCGGAATCATCCGGAAGCGGTCAGCATGATCGAGCAGGCGGCACGCCGCCTTCAGGGGCAGAAAAAGGAGGCTGAAGTTGCCGGCATCATCAGGCTGTCCCGTCCGTTTTCATGGTCGGAAGATTTCAGCCGTTTTACCGATCGCTTCACCGGGGCCATTTTCGGACTGGGAGCCGGCGAAAATCATCCTCACCTGCATGATTCCAATTATGATTTTCCCGATGAACTTCTTGATACCGGGATGATGTTATTTGCCGGTATCATTGATGATGCCGGTCTGAGATAGTATGGGTTGATTTATTTCAAAAAATCACAGTGATTTTACGCATATTACAAGCCGGTATTTGAATTATTAGGGGATTCGTCCCATTTCCAGTCACTGTCGAATCGTTCTGCCAGCATGTTTCATACCTCATACATTGAAGTCAGCAAGTCGGCGCTGCAGGCTAACCTGCAGTTTCTGAAGGAACTTGCCGGACCTGATGTCCGGTTCTGTTCGGTTGTCAAAGGCAACGCATACGGGCACGGTATTGAACATTTCATACCGCTTGCTGAGGAGTGCGGAGTCGACTATTTCGGTGTCCACAGTGCCGATGAGGCGCTTCGCACGCACATGGTCAAGCGCAACAGCTCGCATGTCATGATCATGGGGATGATCGAGGACGAAGAGCTCGACTGGGCGGTCGAAAATGACATTTCGTTTTACGTATTTGAGTTTGAGCGTCTGGAAGCAGCGGTGAAAGCGGCAAAAGAGCAAAAAAAGAAAGCCCGGATTCATCTCGAGCTGGAAACGGGGATGAATCGCATCGGCTTCCACTGGGAAGACCGCGAAAAGCTGGTGTCATATATCAAAGAGCATGGTGAACACCTCCGCGTACAGGGGGTAAGTACACACTTCGCCGGAGCCGAGAGCATTGCCAATTATCTGCGCATTCAGAACCAGATCGCCAATTACAACCGATATCAGTGGTACCTGAGAAAGAAGGGTGTCCGGGCGGAAATCAGGCATACCGCATGTTCTGCGCCGCTTGTATCCTATCCGCAAACCAAAATGGATATGGTTCGCATCGGAATTGCCCAATACGGATACTGGCCCAGCAAGGAGACGTATATGCAGTATCTGACCCGGGATGATGTCCGTCATATGACCGAAAATCCGCTCCGGCAGATCATCAGCTGGAAAACCAGCATTATGAGTCTCAAGAATGTCCGCGCAGGGGATTTTATCGGTTACGGCACGGCCTACCAGGCAACTGATGATATACTGATCGCAACGGTTCCGGTGGGCTACTGCCACGGTTTCAACCGGAATTTGAGCAATCTTGGAAAAGTACTTGTGCACGGCCGCCGGGTACCGGTAGTCGGAATGGTGAATATGAATATGCTCATAGTGGAGGTGTCTCACTGTCCGGGCGTAAAGCGCAGAGACGAAGTGGTCCTGGTCGGCAGCCAGCGCGACAACCGCATAACAGTATCATCATTCAGTGATATGACTAATGATGTCAATTACGAAACGCTGGTAAGGCTGCCCAGGGAAATCCCCCGTTTCATCATTGACTGAGCCGTTTCCTGCATTCCCGCCATTCCGGCCGGCAAAACTAATTCCTTTCGTCAAGAAACCAATTGGAAGTGGCATGTGTTGTAAAATACATGCTGTAAATAAATCCACCTCCATTTGATAAATATCGGATGAACCCCGTCTTGAAAAGATCACTGTTTGCGGGCATTGTGTTGCTTGCAGCCGGTCTGCTGCTCTGGATCAGGCTTGACGCCGGGAGCCCGGCCGATGAGGAACAGGATGCTGCTCCCGAAAGAGACCGCAGCAGTGTAAAAGTAGATGCGTTTGTTGTCCACCCGGAACCGTTCCGTGAGACCGTAAGAACCACCGGTGAAATATTGTCCGATGAGGAAGTATACATCAGGCCGGAATCATCCGGGCGCATCACCGGAATACACTTTGATGAAGACAGCGAAGTGCAGGAGGGTGAACTGCTGGTTTCCCTGAATGATGCCGAACTTCAGCAGGAAAAACGGCAGGTAACCTATGAAATCAATCTTGCCCAAATCCGCGAACAGCGGCAGAAAGACCTGCTCCGGCGCAATGCCATCGCCCAGGAAGATTACGACGTGGTGCTCAATGAGCTCAATACGCTCAAGGCACGCCGGGATGCGCTGCAGGCACGCATCGACAAGATGGAAATCCGTGCACCATTTGACGGGATTATCGGGCTTAGGGAAATCAGTATGGGCTCTTATGTGACTCCCGAAAATGTGATCACAAGCCTGCAGAAAATCGATCCGCTCAAAATCGAATTTTCCATTCCCGAGCGATACCGGTCCATGGTCAGCCGCGGACTTGCCGTCCGGTTTCAGGTGGAAGGAAGCGATAACAATACCGAAGGTGAAATTTATGCCATTCAGCCGCGGGTGGACCGGGAAACGCGGACGCTGCGCATGCGGGCCACGGCACCCAATCCCGATCTGCAGCTTTTCCCCGGTGCGTACGCCAGGGTAGAGGTTGATCTGAGTGTCACCGACGATGCCCT
Proteins encoded:
- a CDS encoding peptidoglycan DD-metalloendopeptidase family protein — protein: MSDSAHKKSGFHPVIDVGDQWNVLDLTGGYNPDVISLNPPSIGRYNEKRSGMYTTELFGGVRHIHVGLDIWVPAGTPVYAFADGEVLFFRDNNHPGDYGPTIVTRHQLPAALFRENAGKREEILVYALFGHLSRESLDGTNVTRGMAFKKGDILARVGDDLENGGWVPHLHFQLSLEHPAEPDMPGVVSEEQLEESLKRFPDPQLVLGRYY
- a CDS encoding amidohydrolase, which translates into the protein MNTGYMTKAEIRKKLHQIAETAHNEKETAAFVAGILRKNGVITGLTEGIGGHGLLAEIDSGKPGPELLFRAELDALPIPETIELAHSSGNPDVAHKCGHDGHMVILLGLAEELGRRPLTSGKVYLLFQPAEETGEGAQRMLEDKKMSGVSPDYVFALHNIPGYPVNTVLLRDDVFAAGSAGLIVRLTGNTAHAAHPEQGRSPASAVASLIHDWQSLPQNTIPFDRAGLLTVIHARIGEPAFGTTPGHAQIMSTIRAHESGDLDLLCDRALDFARSEAGRRNLKLDYEWTEVFHPTRNHPEAVSMIEQAARRLQGQKKEAEVAGIIRLSRPFSWSEDFSRFTDRFTGAIFGLGAGENHPHLHDSNYDFPDELLDTGMMLFAGIIDDAGLR
- the alr gene encoding alanine racemase — translated: MFHTSYIEVSKSALQANLQFLKELAGPDVRFCSVVKGNAYGHGIEHFIPLAEECGVDYFGVHSADEALRTHMVKRNSSHVMIMGMIEDEELDWAVENDISFYVFEFERLEAAVKAAKEQKKKARIHLELETGMNRIGFHWEDREKLVSYIKEHGEHLRVQGVSTHFAGAESIANYLRIQNQIANYNRYQWYLRKKGVRAEIRHTACSAPLVSYPQTKMDMVRIGIAQYGYWPSKETYMQYLTRDDVRHMTENPLRQIISWKTSIMSLKNVRAGDFIGYGTAYQATDDILIATVPVGYCHGFNRNLSNLGKVLVHGRRVPVVGMVNMNMLIVEVSHCPGVKRRDEVVLVGSQRDNRITVSSFSDMTNDVNYETLVRLPREIPRFIID
- a CDS encoding efflux RND transporter periplasmic adaptor subunit, with product MKRSLFAGIVLLAAGLLLWIRLDAGSPADEEQDAAPERDRSSVKVDAFVVHPEPFRETVRTTGEILSDEEVYIRPESSGRITGIHFDEDSEVQEGELLVSLNDAELQQEKRQVTYEINLAQIREQRQKDLLRRNAIAQEDYDVVLNELNTLKARRDALQARIDKMEIRAPFDGIIGLREISMGSYVTPENVITSLQKIDPLKIEFSIPERYRSMVSRGLAVRFQVEGSDNNTEGEIYAIQPRVDRETRTLRMRATAPNPDLQLFPGAYARVEVDLSVTDDALLVPSEALVPELTGYHVFVYSDGEAKQKQVELGTRTDRKAHIRSGLSPRDTVITTGLLQIRDGMSVHLGETTDDIDEEIDGEVTGL